The sequence GCATTTGCATGAAATCATTCAGCTCGGCATCGCTCCAAGTGGCAATCCGTTCGAAAAAGACAGAACCTTTCTCCTCAAGAGCTCTAATAATTTTTTGCTGTCCTGTCTCGGTCAAGGAAATCACTATGCCTCGACGATCCTCAGGGGCCACCTCTTTTTTCACATATCCCAAGGTTTCCAGCTGTTTGATAAGCCGGCTGATCGAACTGCGATCCATAGCGGTGGATTCCGCTAAAGTCGCAGCGCTTGTTGGTCCATAAGCGTAGAGCCAACGAACGATATGGAATGCAGCAGGCTGTAGGGAAGAATCAAACCGCGCTGAGGTTGTAACATTCAGTGCATGTGAAGCGCTGAGAAGTGCATTAAGCTGCTCACCTAGCGCTCTCTCCAACAGCTCTCTCCGGTTACTTTGGATGTCTTCATATTCCATCTTCATTCACCTTTCCGTGACTAAAATAAACCCTTTGAATATAGTTGACATATATCCATTAAACTATTATTGTTGACATATATCAATTATATACTTAAATCTCTATTAAAAATAGTATCACATAAAGGAGAATGATTATGAGTAAAAAATCAACTGTGGTTATCACTGGGGCCACCAGTGGTCTAGGGCAGCTTGTTGCAATAGAATTGGCGAAACGTGGTTTTGATCTTGTATTGACAGCCAGAAGCAAGGAACGTGCGGAGGCAACCAGACAAATAATACAAGCCAACAGCTCTTCGGTTAAGATTGACTTTTTCTTCGGGGATTTATCGCTAATGAAGGATGTACAACGTGTGGGTAAACAAATCGCGGCTGCATATCCGAAGATCGACGTGCTTTTGAATAATGCAGGTATTCATGCCTTTGAGCCACGTACCACTTCCGAAGGATTTCCAGAAATGATCGCTGTGAATTATTTAGCGCCATGGCTATTGTCACATACTCTGAAGCCTTCTCTACAGAACGCAGACGGCGCAAGAGTAGTAAATGTGGCCTCTCAGGCTTCACGCAATCATGGAGTGTTGAAATTGCCTGATGATCTAACAGATACAACACCCTTTACAGCTCGGGGTTCATCACCCCTCTATGGCAAAACCAAATTGTTAAATATTATGTTCACTGCCGAATTGGCTCGGCAATGGGAAGGAACCAAGATTAGCATCAATGCACTAAATCCGGGATTTAATGTGACTGGACTTGGACGTGAGCTTAGGTTTGCCTCCGTCATCGAACGTATTTTGAAATTTCTGCGTCTTGGAGATCCTCGTAGAGGCACGGATATTATTACTAGATTAATCGTGGAACCGAAATATGGAAAAGTGACTGGCGGGTACTTTAACGTGGGAACCGGAAATTCAATTGAACCGGTATCACCAGGCGGGGATACTGCGATGCAGAACAAATTGTGGGAAGCCACAAAGAATGTACTAGAGCAAAAGGGTTTTCTTGAGCATCAAAGTGTGAGGGGAACAGAGTAAATACAATGGATAACATATCCTTATAATTCTCGAAGAAACGGATACCATCCATAAAGGACGATACCCGTTTTTTTCTTGCTATCTCTTTATTTACTCAGAGGCAGCCAGTTCAGCACATCGCGGATTTTAGTATCCCAGTAGCCCCATTCATGTGAACCAGGCCCTTCTTCGTAGGTCAGTGATAGTGATGTTTCTAGACAGGCTTCGCGGAAAATCTGGTTGTCTGCATACAGGAAATCCTCTGTGCCACAGCATTGATAAAGCGCTGGTTTAGGTCCCTTGGAGCGGTCCAGTTCTTGTAGCAGCCATAATAGATCATCGTGTGTTCCAGCAATATCCTCTTTGCCAAAAATCTGCTCGTACTCTTTCGTCTTAGCGGTAGGATCTTCCCAGTTCATGAAATGATGCGCCATATCAAGTGCCCCAGACAGACTTGCAGCCGCCGCAAAAACCTTCGGTTTACGCAATCCCAGCTTGATCGCCCCGTATCCACCCATCGACAGTCCGGCTACGAAGTTATCCTCACGTTTAGGTGACAACGGAAAGAACGAACGTGCCAATGCTGGCAGTTCTTCGCTAATGAAGGTCCAGTACTTCCCACCTTCTTCCATATCCGTGTAAAAGCTGCGGTGTACCTGCGGCATCACGACCGCAATCCCCATTTCCGCAACATAACGTTCAATCGAAGTCCGGCGCAGCCAGATCGAATCATCATCAGATAAGCCATGCAGCAAGTACAGTGTAGGGTGAAGCTTTCCCCTCGTAACGTTGCTCATTCCAATCTGTGTGGTCGTTTTTTGCGGCAAAATGACGGTCATCGAAGTGCTAAGCCCCAACACCTCTGAATAAAATTTGCATTCTACTAATGCCATTCCCATTCATCCCCTCTCAGCACAAATGATAGCATAATCGAAAAGCGAGTGACATTGGATAAATCTCTAGAAATATTGTGAGTAGGAGGATTGCTGGAGCTGGATACGAAAGAATATAATGGAAGCAGGACAAACCGAACGAAACGTGCAAACATGAAAGTGATTAAGGTGTGAGAGGCGGAAAAGCAGGATGAAAGCGGGCCCTAAGCAGGAGCAAGGATTTACACTTATTGAAGTATTAGCGTCTATCATCATTTTGTCGATAGTCTCTCTAGTACTTACGTCATATTTCATCAACGCCATGTCCTACTCCAAATCGAACCAGAACAAGACGATTATGGTTAATCTGGCGCGGAACGCGCTTTTTTATGTGGAGAAACAGGACTTTGTGAAGATGCAGGAATATTTCATAACAGACAAGCATCCGATAATAGAAGCAAACAATTGCCTGTCCGCTATTTCATGCACCAGTTATAACACCTTGTTCTCGAATACGACAGCTTTAGCTGCTATTTTGAATCCGACAGTTAATAAAGTTGAATACCATATTAATATTATATATCAGGCACAGCTGCATCAGGATATGCTGGATGGAAAGCTCAGTGAGAGTGATGAAGCTGCACCGGATAATCGCAAAATCGAAATGGCTCCTTTTCTGATTCCCGTCCAGGTAGAAGTGAGTGGAGATGGGGGCCCTAGAGGACAAGCTTACACAACGGTGGTGGAGGGATATATAATTGATGAGAAAATTCGCTGACCGCCTGAGGTCTGAGCGGGGATTCACCTTGATTGAGATGATCGCGGCGATGACGCTATTTTCGATGATTGTTGGGATCATCTCTATGGTGATGATGTTCGGTTTCCGCAGCTATCATAAAATAACGATTGAAAATTCGCTGCGCGATGAAGCAGACCTCATTATGTCCTCTGTTATTAGTGAATTGTATACCTTCGCTCCGCAAAAGGTGGTGAATACCGCCGGAGGTATTCAGTTAATCAAAGAAGATAGCGAGGGGATAGTCTCCACACGGACGCTTGCGTTCGTTGAAGAAAATACCGATGGCCAATTATTCACAAGGATGGAAATTGATAATGCACCCAGTGATCCCCGGACCACGATTGAATCCGATCTCAGTGGTTCTACGGTAACTTCGACAAGTTCTAGTGACAGAGCGTGTACAGTACAAACGTCTTGTGAGAGCGGACTAATTAACATTAATCTGATACTGACCCAACATTATGACGGTAGGCCTTATGAAATGGAGTTAGAGAGCAAATTCGGATTTTAGGAGGTTACCCTCAGTGTCCATACATAGATTCAAGAGGCGATTTAAGCAAGAACAGGGATCAGCACTAGTATTAGTCATGTTTATCGTCCTGCTGCTTACCATTCTCGGGATAAGTGTACTCAGCGCTGCGGTGGGCGGTGCACAGCGGACGGAGACCCGCAAGAACGATGTACAAAGCCTGCATCTGGCCGAGAAAACGTTAGATGAAGCAGTCGCTTATATTACCTCTAGTTTGAATAAAAAAGTCAGCAGTAGCGTGGATTTAAGTCAAGATGAGCTGGATCAAGCCATTAAGCTGTTCTTAAATACTCTGACAACAGATCTCACTGCCAGTACAGACCTGAACCATGCCAGTGGTAGAATCGTTGACGTAAAGACCAGCACTATAGGCTCGCTCGATAGCGGTCAGTCAGTCAGCTATGAGCTCACCATTAAATCGGAGGCGGAGGTGAACGGGGTCACTCGTAATCTGACGCAAAAGGTAATTATTGATACGTTTCCGGACTTCCTGAAATACACTTTAGGCTCGGAAAAGAATCTTACAATTAACGGATCTCCATTCATTACTGGGAATATCTATGCTGGAGATACGCTGACTGTAAATGACAAAGTTCCGTATAGGTTTAAGGGGAATCATACCATGATATCCAAATCCTTTGAACTGAAGGGTGAAGCACATGTCCAATCACTGGATAAGCTAATCTATCTGGAGAATGGATTGGACGAATTAAAGGCCTCTGAGATTACAGATACAACCCCCATGACGGGTAAAATCGACCAAAGTAAGGTGAAGATCAGAAGCCACCGTAAGTTTGTAGAGGTGAATGTAGAGGAATCCTTTATTGATAAAGTAGCGGAAGCTTTAGGAACGACGAGTGCGAATGCAGGTACTTACCGCAGTGCGATCCGCAGTGAAATCGCAAAAGGTACCTTGGCTGAATACCTGCGTACTTCGGGGCTGTTCGATTATATGAATCCACCGATTAAACCAGTGCTTGCGGGAGACACCCCGGAGCAACTAGCCACGTATAACCAACAGCTGATTGATTATCAGGCACAGGTGACCAGGCTAACAGCTCCGCAGAAATCAGTCGTCGTCAAAGGGAATCTAGCATTAGACGGTACGGATCTACCCGGAATTATTTATTCGGAGTCAGTTAAGAACAGCACTTCCCTGCCTCGTAAGTGGTTTGTTGTTGATGGTGATTTAATTATTGATAATTACGGACAAGCCAACCCGATTCAGGTACGCGCCAATATTCTCGTCACTGGGAAAGTTGAGATTCGGGGCAATGTGCAATTTGATTCCACCCTATTTGTGCTAAAAAAACCCGCCACTATTAATGGGGAGCGGGAGAATACAACCCTTGTTGAGGATGCGGAGATTACAGGGCTAAACGGTAAAGAACTGGTTCTGATGTCACAGGGACCTATTCTGATTAATCGCTTAGCTGCATTCAGCAATGACAAGCCGGCTCCGCTTGATGCGTTCTTTTATACAGATTCGGATGCAGAGTTGTATGGAGTGGGTTCGATCTTTTCTTTGAGCGGTGGTTTTTTTGCCAAAGGAAATCTTACGATAAATGCGGTCCGAGGTACGGCAACGGCAGGAGTAGACGATATTGTTATTGTAGGTAGTAACCTGATTCGGTTTCAGGCAGCATACAATGATCAGATTTTCAAAGACCAGAATGCTGGACTGCCACGGGTAAATACCGTTAATATCCACATTGAAGAGATGCAATTGGAGTAAGTATTCTCTAGATAAATAGAATAACAAAAAACGATAGGCTAGGAGATGTACTCCTGGACCTATCGTTTTTTTTGCTTCTTAGTACATATAACTAGTATCGGTCTTCGTTTGATACACTAACCTCACTAGTATCTCTAATTAAAGGATTGTCGGCGTATACAACGGTAACGATTGCTTTACCTTTTTTGAGACCTGTTATTTGGCCATTCGCAGATACCGATACAATAGCAGTGTTGCTGCTACTCCAGATCAGCTTGCTAGACACATCAGCAAGGGTCATGTTCACCGGAAAGAGTCTAAGATCCAGATTCAACAAATCTCTAGTCTCATCAACGCTAATCCCGATCGATTCTGGCAACGTTACATTGGTTAGTTTGGCACCTACCGCAATATCAGCATAAGCGACGATATTAACTGCGGGTGCAGGCCAGTTCGTGGAAACCTTTATCCTCACGGATTCTGCTGCGATATGATCTCCCTGTAGGGTGATCGAGGAAGTATCAGTGCCTTTAATAATGGTGGCAAAAGAGCTGCCTGTTCCCTCTAGGCTCCAGGTGTATGGTGTTGTATCCGCATTACTCGCAGGCTGTACAACAGACACCCTTAGTGGGATTTGTTCCCCTACATTAACGTATCGCTCACCCTCAATTCGAATCTCGCGAACTGGGTTTGTGATTGTTATTGTATGCTCGCGGGTGAGGGCGCCATTTGGATTTAGGTCCGTCTTGACCGTGACTACTATCGTTACTGAACCAGACTTAGTGGCCTGGAGCGTTGACTTGCTTCCAATAGCAGGCG comes from Paenibacillus sp. 19GGS1-52 and encodes:
- a CDS encoding MarR family transcriptional regulator; this translates as MEYEDIQSNRRELLERALGEQLNALLSASHALNVTTSARFDSSLQPAAFHIVRWLYAYGPTSAATLAESTAMDRSSISRLIKQLETLGYVKKEVAPEDRRGIVISLTETGQQKIIRALEEKGSVFFERIATWSDAELNDFMQMLRHFNGFTHTTS
- a CDS encoding SDR family NAD(P)-dependent oxidoreductase; the encoded protein is MSKKSTVVITGATSGLGQLVAIELAKRGFDLVLTARSKERAEATRQIIQANSSSVKIDFFFGDLSLMKDVQRVGKQIAAAYPKIDVLLNNAGIHAFEPRTTSEGFPEMIAVNYLAPWLLSHTLKPSLQNADGARVVNVASQASRNHGVLKLPDDLTDTTPFTARGSSPLYGKTKLLNIMFTAELARQWEGTKISINALNPGFNVTGLGRELRFASVIERILKFLRLGDPRRGTDIITRLIVEPKYGKVTGGYFNVGTGNSIEPVSPGGDTAMQNKLWEATKNVLEQKGFLEHQSVRGTE
- a CDS encoding alpha/beta hydrolase family protein, which produces MALVECKFYSEVLGLSTSMTVILPQKTTTQIGMSNVTRGKLHPTLYLLHGLSDDDSIWLRRTSIERYVAEMGIAVVMPQVHRSFYTDMEEGGKYWTFISEELPALARSFFPLSPKREDNFVAGLSMGGYGAIKLGLRKPKVFAAAASLSGALDMAHHFMNWEDPTAKTKEYEQIFGKEDIAGTHDDLLWLLQELDRSKGPKPALYQCCGTEDFLYADNQIFREACLETSLSLTYEEGPGSHEWGYWDTKIRDVLNWLPLSK
- a CDS encoding prepilin-type N-terminal cleavage/methylation domain-containing protein encodes the protein MKAGPKQEQGFTLIEVLASIIILSIVSLVLTSYFINAMSYSKSNQNKTIMVNLARNALFYVEKQDFVKMQEYFITDKHPIIEANNCLSAISCTSYNTLFSNTTALAAILNPTVNKVEYHINIIYQAQLHQDMLDGKLSESDEAAPDNRKIEMAPFLIPVQVEVSGDGGPRGQAYTTVVEGYIIDEKIR
- a CDS encoding prepilin-type N-terminal cleavage/methylation domain-containing protein, whose protein sequence is MRKFADRLRSERGFTLIEMIAAMTLFSMIVGIISMVMMFGFRSYHKITIENSLRDEADLIMSSVISELYTFAPQKVVNTAGGIQLIKEDSEGIVSTRTLAFVEENTDGQLFTRMEIDNAPSDPRTTIESDLSGSTVTSTSSSDRACTVQTSCESGLININLILTQHYDGRPYEMELESKFGF